The following nucleotide sequence is from Pseudarthrobacter psychrotolerans.
GATTTCGCACGCCTCGGAGAACGGGTTGGAGCCACGGAGGGCGTTGGTCAAGGCGATCTGCACGTGGCCGAACAGCATGGCCTTGGCAGCTTCCTCAGGAACGCCGGCGGTGTGGACGGTCTCGTGCAGCGCCTCGTTGAGGAGGGTGCCGATCATGCAGGCAACGGTTTCCACCAGGGTGGGTTCGAGGATAGCGAGCTGCTTGACGGTGACCCAGTGCACGTCGATCACGGGGCGTAGATGGTGCGGATGACGGCCTCGGCCGAATCGCGGGTCGCCGTCGGTGCGTCCTCGTCGATCGCGGCAACCACGTTCTGCGGGGCGCCCTCGCCGCCGAAGGTGTCGGCCCATTCCTCTTTGGTGGTGCGCTCCAGGAACACGGACGGGTGGCACGGGTGCGCAACCGCCTGGACGACGTCGTCGCGCTTGGCCAGCAGCCCGGCGTAGGCGGCGGCGGGGTCCAGGGTGAGCAGGATCGCCCCGGCCTTCAGCTGCGGAACAACGCCCTCGGACACAACGCCCAGGACGGTGTCCGGGACGGCGAGGATGACCACGTCGGCGCCCTTGACGGCGTCCTCAGTGGAGGTGATGTCGCGGCCTTCGGCGCGGACGCGCTCCTGGCCGGCGGGGAGTTCTCGCTGAAAAAGACGGTGTGGGCGCTCTTCTGGAGGTTCCGGGAAACGCGCATTCCCATTTTGCCACCGGCTCCGACGACGGCGACGGTCAATTTTCCTGCTGACATTTCACTTGCTCCTTAGGAATTCGATGCTGTGTTGGGTCCACTGGTTTTCGAGGCGGATGGTCTCCGCCTCGGAGTCCTGCCACGGCAGCCAGTGTTCGACGATCTGGTTGATATTTCTTTGGTGGGGCTGGAATTTGGTGACCATGTACTCGTACTCGAGCAGGCCTTCGCCGAGCGGTGCGCCGGCATAGGTGAACCCGACCCAGCCGTCCTTGCGGCTGAACGCGAAGTCCTTGACGTGCATGTTCAGGACGTAAGGCGCGACGGCGTCAATCACCTCACGCGGCATCTCCAGCGCAGCGACCGTGTTGGCCGGGTCGCTGCAGATGCCGAGGTAAGGGCTGTCCACTCCGCGGATCACGTCCAGGATCCGGGAGGTGGGCACCTGTTCGTAGGTTTCCACCGCGATCTTTACCCCGGCGGCTTGGAACTCCGGCAGGACCTCCTTGAAGATCGCCACGGCTTCCTCCGCCGTCGGGGTGTGGCCCGGGACGTTGAAC
It contains:
- a CDS encoding TIM barrel protein, which codes for MNATGQGSRIGLSSYAFFWQLSDKVAEPLSIHQSLERTAELSVDLFQVCDYTPLEAMTDSELVAVRATADRLGIALELGTKGIRAEHLRKFLHIAGILGSPLLRTMFNVPGHTPTAEEAVAIFKEVLPEFQAAGVKIAVETYEQVPTSRILDVIRGVDSPYLGICSDPANTVAALEMPREVIDAVAPYVLNMHVKDFAFSRKDGWVGFTYAGAPLGEGLLEYEYMVTKFQPHQRNINQIVEHWLPWQDSEAETIRLENQWTQHSIEFLRSK